The sequence AGAACCTGGTCCTCAAGAAGCTCGAGCGAGAGATGCAGGCCGCCCATGGCCTGTCATTGGCGGAATTCGACGTGTTGGCGCACGTGTCCGCGTCGCCGGATCAGCGGCTGCGCCTGGGCCAACTCGCGGAGGCGGTGCTGTTCACAACCGGCGGCGTCACCCGCCTGCTCGACCGGCTGTGCGACGCCGAACTACTGCGGCGGGAACGCGATCCCGCCGACCGCCGTGTCGTCTACGCCGTCCTCACCCCGACCGGCCACGACCTCTACCAACGGGCCTCCAGGTCCCACCTGCGCGCGGTCGTGAAGCACTTCGGGAGACAGTTGACAACGGACGAGGCCGACGCCGTCGAGGCCTTCCTGACTCGCTTGGTGGACAGCAACCTCGACCCATAGCGCGCCCGTCACCGCAACTGCCGAGTCTGCATTCGGGATGTCGGGGCTTTCACCGGAGTGACCCCGGTGGCCCTGGCCGCCGAAGCATGGCTGGCGGTCGACGACACCGCATGGGCCAGCCACGGAACACCCGCCCAACCCAACGCGTCTATGGCCTGGGCCGAAGTCCGCGGTGAGGGTGAGAGGGTGGTCGACCATGAAGCCGC comes from Micromonospora viridifaciens and encodes:
- a CDS encoding MarR family winged helix-turn-helix transcriptional regulator, whose translation is MTDRQRLSTRRYLEVWRLYLVSQNLVLKKLEREMQAAHGLSLAEFDVLAHVSASPDQRLRLGQLAEAVLFTTGGVTRLLDRLCDAELLRRERDPADRRVVYAVLTPTGHDLYQRASRSHLRAVVKHFGRQLTTDEADAVEAFLTRLVDSNLDP